In Drosophila nasuta strain 15112-1781.00 unplaced genomic scaffold, ASM2355853v1 ctg69_pilon, whole genome shotgun sequence, one genomic interval encodes:
- the LOC132798036 gene encoding uncharacterized protein LOC132798036 → MHQLAHDEAGSFPVGSVALKNEFYVDDFISGGDSVAEVKVKLQETAAILARANFKLRKWCSSHAEVLSEIADDEKESYMRFSDGSEITKTLGLAWDPSSDRLLFSLSFLEAGSKPCRRSVLATSARFYDPLGLLGPVMTKSKIFLQQLCKDKLTWDESLPLQRYTAWVEMCSSFNSISSLSFPRAILAAGCRVEVHGFCDASEEAYGACVYVVSSGRTSQSRLLCSKSRVAPLKTISVPKLELCGAYLLAKLLHAVRNMGFLDGEFFCWSDSSVVLSWIKDDPYKFNVFVANRVASIQDLTLNMKWQHVPTTLNPADVLSRGTTPECLAESKIWFHGPEFLVGNRDGWPSQRCLESSTLEMRSKVMIATSPYDDITLRCKYLNTFASMQRVYAFVFKFVNRIKHPGLNVVDVNKGTWLLLRLVQLSNLWSDVKEIRSKGFVKNRVQSLLCCRSSTNLDFCVLATPIKCYISVFICFASKAIHLELVKDLTTAAFLGALKDSCHFKLLLSDPHKESVHRVCLMDNIEWKFIPPRSPHFGGLWEAAVKSAKHHLYRSVGRSILNYDELRTLVCQIAAIINSRPLLSISESPDDLDVLTPAHLLFGGPPTVILEPT, encoded by the exons ATGCATCAGCTGGCGCATGATGAAGCAGGCTCGTTTCCGGTTGGATCTGTTGCTTTGAAGAATGAGTTCTACGTGGACGATTTTATATCTGGAGGCGATTCAGTTGCTGAGGTTAAGGTCAAGCTGCAGGAAACCGCTGCAATTCTAGCTCGTGCAAACTTCAAACTCAGGAAATGGTGCTCCAGTCATGCCGAAGTATTGTCGGAGATAGCTGACGACGAGAAAGAGTCGTACATGAGGTTCAGCGATGGCAGCGAAATCACAAAAACTCTTGGCTTAGCGTGGGATCCCTCATCGGATCGGCTGCTGTTCTCGCTGTCGTTCTTAGAAGCTGGTTCCAAGCCGTGCAGGCGGTCTGTCTTAGCCACAAGTGCACGATTTTATGATCCGCTAGGACTTCTTGGACCCGTCATGACAAAGTCCAAAATATTTCTCCAGCAGCTCTGCAAGGATAAGTTGACATGGGATGAGAGTTTGCCTTTGCAGCGATACACAGCCTGGGTAGAAATGTGCAGCAGCTTTAATTCCATTTCTAGTCTTTCATTCCCGAGAGCTATTCTTGCTGCTGGATGCCGTGTCGAAGTTCATGGATTTTGTGATGCTAGCGAAGAGGCCTACGGCGCTTGTGTATATGTAGTGTCCAGTGGACGCACTTCTCAGAGTCGGCTGTTGTGCTCTAAGTCCAGAGTCGCACCACTCAAAACTATATCAGTTCCCAAGCTGGAATTATGCGGTGCTTATCTTCTGGCCAAACTGCTTCATGCAGTTAGAAACATGGGTTTTCTTGATGGGGAGTTCTTTTGCTGGAGTGATTCATCGGTGGTACTCTCATGGATCAAGGATGATCCATACAAGTTCAACGTTTTTGTGGCAAATCGCGTAGCGTCTATTCAGGATCTTACCCTCAACATGAAGTGGCAACATGTGCCCACGACTTTGAACCCTGCCGACGTACTCTCCAGAGGTACAACTCCAGAATGTTTAGCAGAGTCCAAGATATGGTTTCATGGACCGGAGTTTCTTGTTGGAAATCGAGATGGATGGCCTTCACAACGCTGCTTAGAGTCTTCAACGTTGGAAATGCGTAGTAAGGTCATGATAGCCACGTCTCCGTATGATGATATCACTCTTCGTTGCAAGTACCTTAACACGTTTGCCTCAATGCAGCGCGTATATGCGTttgtgtttaaatttgttaatcgTATAAAGCATCCAGGACTCAACGTGGTAGATGTCAACAAAGGCACATGGCTGCTACTGCGATTGGTGCAGTTGTCAAATTTATGGAGTGATGTCAAGGAGATTCGTTCGAAGGGCTTCGTCAAAAATCGAGTTCAATCGCTTCTTTGTTGCCGTTCATCGACCAATTTGGACTTCTGCGTGTTGGCG ACCCCAATCAAATGCTACATCAGCGTATTCATCTGCTTTGCTAGCAAGGCTATTCATCTGGAGTTGGTGAAGGATTTGACAACTGCCGCCTTTCTGGGAGCGCTAAAAGATTCGTGTCACTTC AAACTTCTCCTCAGCGATCCTCATAAGGAGTCAGTTCATCGGGTGTGCCTGATGGACAACATCGAGTGGAAGTTTATTCCTCCTCGTTCCCCACATTTTGGTGGACTATGGGAAGCAGCAGTCAAGAGCGCAAAGCACCATCTGTATCGCTCTGTTGGTCGCTCTATTCTCAACTACGATGAGCTTCGCACGCTGGTTTGCCAAATAGCGGCAATAATTAATAGTCGTCCATTGCTATCCATTTCAGAGAGTCCTGACGATTTGGATGTGCTGACTCCCGCTCATCTATTGTTTGGTGGTCCTCCAACCGTGATTCTGGAGCCGACCTAA